GGTATATTGGAAGGTTTTAGATATCAGATGATTTTTTCCTATATATTTGTTGTTGGTTTTGTGATTTTTACCTTAATAAAAACAAAGTACAAGCCTTTTGATGCTAAAATGCCAAAAGGGCTTAAGGTAATAATAAGTAGCGTATCTATTATATTTCTTATAATAACATTGTTATTATCATATGCTCTTCCTGTATTCAAACTTCCTAAGCCAACAGGGAGCTATGATGTGGGTATTAATTACTTTCATTTAGTTGATGAAAATCGAAAGGATCCTTTCTTAGATAAATCAACTAAAAAGAGGGAACTGATGATTAAGGTCTATTATCCTGCAAAGAATGATGACTCAAAAGCATTTGACAGATACTTTCACAATTCATCTGAGCTTTTAAAGGCCTTTGCTGCAGGTTACCATATGCCTGACTTTCTATTTAGCCATCTAAAATTAGTAAATACAAATTCGAAAGAAGGCTTACAAATATCAGACAAAGAGCAAAGCTATCCGGTAGTCCTGTTTTCTCATGGAGCAGGAACAACGATGGAAGTTCAAACTTCACAGTGCGAGGATTTGGCTAGCCAAGGTTATATTGTAGCTGCTATAGACCATACCTATGTATCTTGGGCAATTCTCTTCCCAGATAGAGTTGTTACAGCTCAAGAGGCTACAACAAACTTTAATACAGCAGATCCGGCAGAGATAATTACTCAAATAATGGCTGATGATTCTAAATTTGTAATAGATAGCCTAACTAAAATAAATGAAGGGAAAATTAATTCTAATTTTAAGGGAAAGCTAAATGTTGATAAAATTGGTGCTATTGGTCACTCTGTTGGTGGCGCTGTAGCATATAACCTGGCGATTAATGATAAGAGAATTAAGGCTGCAGTTGATTTAGATGGGATTGTTTTTGTTACTCCTAAAGATGAGGCAGAAGATATGGTACCATTTTTAATGATTGCAAATGATAAATATCATATTCAAGGAATTCAGAATAGAGAACCATTAATAAAAAAATTTGAAGGCATGACGGAAGAGGAACAAAAAATAATGGTTTCAATGTATGGCAGTGAGGAGTCATACAAGGAAGCTTATACAAAAGCATCACAAAATATCATAGGACTTGCTAAAGTTCTTAAGTCTTCAGGCAATTTATTCACCGTAGAAGGTAGTGATCATATGAAGTTTACAGATATGGGGTTTCTCATAGATGTTAGACAGCTGCGAGAGCTGATGGGTATAGGTGGAAACACTGCTCCAGAAAGATGTCTTGAAATCACTAAATCAGTAACAACAGCTTTTTTAAATAATCACTTGAAAGGTAAAGAAAAGGACGCATTAGAATCTCAGGTTAATAGATATCCTGAGCTGAAAAAAGTTAATTTAAATTAAGTTGACCATACTTGTTTTGAATGGTAAGGTTTATTCTGTATAAAATTATAGGAGGATTTATAATGAATCAAGGGCAAGAAAGATTTTTAGGATATATTTTAGAAAGAGTACAGGAAGATAAGGTTGAAGAAGCGAAAGAGCTGCTTACAAACAACTTTAGAAAACAAGCAGAAGGTACGTTCACACAGAAGGATGCTTTACAATCCATGCCAAAATTAATTTCTTTATTAAAACCCGAAAATGTGAATGAAGTACAGGAAGTTATGAAACAATTTGCTCAAAATATGAACCGATAATAGATAGCAGGCTTAGGATTAATTAAGCCTGCTTTTTTGTAGGACTTTTTCCAAAATGTTATACAAATAAATTAAGAATTAGCTGCCTGATATATAAAATCACTATGTGACAAAAATGTAAGTTATGACTATAGTTTTGTAAGCTAATAAAATGGATTAGAAGAAATTAATTTTATACAATAATACTATAACTTGAAACACGAAAAACGGAGGGTTAATATATGAAAGATGTTTTAACAGCTAAGAATTTAAGAAAGGTTTACGGCTTACGAGGAAATGTATACACTGCACTTTATGATATAGATTTAAATATTAAAGAAGGTGAATTTGTAGGTATAATGGGACCTTCAGGTGCAGGAAAAACAACACTTTTAAATATAATTTCTACTATAGATAAGCCTAGCAGCGGTACAGTTACCATAGACAGTGAAGACATAGTGAAAATGGATGATGAGAAACTGTCTGTGTTCAGGAGAAATAAACTAGGTTTTATTTTTCAGGACTTTAATCTTTTAGATACCTTAACAGTAAAAGAAAACATAGTTCTACCATTATCTTTATCTAAAGTAGACTTAAATGAAATAAAACAAAGACTTAAAGAAGTTTCAGAAAGCCTAGGTATAGAAGACATTTTAAATAAGTACCCTTATGAAATCTCAGGAGGTCAAAAGCAGAGAACAGCAGCAGCGAGAGCTATTATTGGAAGGCCTGCTTTAATTCTTGCAGATGAGCCTACAGGAGCTTTGGATTCAAAGTCATCTACAGAGCTACTCCAAGCTCTAAGCAATTTAAATGAAAAAGACAGGGCTACTATCATGATGGTAACTCACGATGCTTTTGCAGCCAGCTACTGCAGAAGAATAATATTTATAAAGGATGGTCTATTGTTTACAGAGCTTGTTAGAGGAGGTTCCAGAAAGGAGTTCTTTCAAAGAATACTCGATGTGCTTAAGACACTAGGCGGTGGTTTAGCTGATATGTAATAAATTTATCAGAAAGGAGCTAAAAATATGGACTTATTTGATATTGCCTTTAGAAATATAAAAAGAAACTTTTATAACTATTTCTTATACTTTGCATCTATGGTATTTAGCATTATGATTTACTTTACCTTTACATCCATACAGTACAACACACAGGTTCATAAAGTGGTTGGAGCTTCAATTAATTTTTCTACTGTGTTTAGGGCAGCAGCCATAGTTATTGCTATCTTTGTTGCAATATTTATTTGGTATTCAAACTCTTTCTTTATAAAGAAAAGAAAAAAGGAAATCGCTCTTTATTCTCTACTTGGAATAAGAAAAAGGCAAATTGGAACAATGCTTATCTATGAAAATATATTTATGGGTATTGCAGCACTTTTAGCAGGTATTATTATGGGGAGTTTGCTGTCAAAACTGTTTATTATGCTGCTCATTAGACTTATGGGCTTTTCAGCAAATATAAGTTTTATGATACCTTCAAAAGCTATCGTAAATACTGTTGTTGTGTTTTTTATATTATTCTTAATAACTTCAATACATGGTTATAGACTTATATACAGGTTTAAACTTATAGAGCTTTTTAAAGCTGAGAGTCAAGGAGAGAAAGAACCTAAAACATCAGTATTTCGTTCATTATTATCTGTGTTATTTATTGGCGGTGGCTATTTCATATACACCAAGAGTTTATCAAGCTTTGGTATCTTTGCAATACTAATAACTTTAATACTAACTATTATAGGAACCTTTATGCTTTTTTCTTCATTAACCCTACTTGTCATAAAGCTTTCAAAGAAAAATGAAAGAACCTACTATAGAGGCATAAACATGATTGGAAGCTCTCAGCTTTTATACAGAATTAAGGGTAGTGCACGAACCTTAGCAACAATTGCCATATTAAGTGCTGCCACACTTACAGCTGTGGAAATATCCTCAAGTTTTTATTACGATCTTTCAGTGGATTTGCAGAAAAACTATGGTTTTACTTATGCCTACGCCAGTAACGATAAGTCTTTAGATGAAAAGGTGGAAAATTTAATTCTAAAGTATCCTAATAATAAAATTATAGCTTCTTTAGATATGAATTTTGCAAAAGTAAATGGGCAATGGCCGGATTTAGCCAAGGACGTTTCAAAAAATCAAACCTATGATGCTAGCTTTTATATAATATCAGAGAGCAACTATAATGAAATTGCAAATTTGAGAGGCTTAAAGGATAAGATTGAACTAAAAGACAGCAGTGAAGCAGCTGTATTCAGCCAGATTTTAAATTTGACCTGGAAGTATGATTATGTAGGAAGAACTATTAGAATAAGTGAAAATAATGAGAAGCAGCCTATGAAAATTACGACCTTTAAAAATTATGCGCTTTCTAATTCCGGCATGATGAGAAATGCAGTAGTTGTTAAGGATATGGTTTATAACAAATACACTACAAAAGACAATGCCTACAGAATAAGAGGTTATGTTACTGATAATAAAAAGGACAGCGAAGAACTCACTAATGAGTTAACAAGTTTATTATCACAGGAACTTCCGCAAAATGCTGAAGATTTTTTAAAGTTTACCTCATATTATTCGCAATATAAAGGAGGGCTTGTTTATTCAGGGCTTATAATCTTTATAAGTGCATTCTTAGGCCTTTTATTTCTTGCAGCCACCGGTAGCATAATATTCTTTAAGCAGCTGTCAGAGGCCAGTGATGATAAAAGCAGGTATAAAATTCTTAGAAATATAGGCGTAACAAATAAAGAAATTAAAAAGTCTATAAGTAAACAAATACTTGTAGTGTTCGCACTGCCATTAGTAATTGGAATAATGCATAGCCTTGTTGCGTCAACGCTTTTATCAAAGATAATGAGAATAAACCTGACACTGCCAATAATTTTAACTGTTGGGGCCTATACTGTTATATATATGATTTATTATTTCTTAACGGTAAATTCTTACTATAATATTGTCAACTCAGAGGGTTAATAAAAGTAACAACGAAAATGAAAGAAAGTATGTGTTTCTAATTTCATCAAAAATAAAAAATCTACTATATATATATGGTCCGGGTAACGATATCACAAGTAATGCAAGTTTTCATTATCCAATTTTCACAATAGCAAATAATTTCCTGATAAATGGATTTATTATTATATATTCGTGTCTTAAGAAATTTGTAAGAATTGATAGGGAAATCGTAAGAAATATGAGGACTGATTTTTAAAATTAATTTTATACAATTATGTGTATAAAATAATTTTAAGGGTGGGCATATTTAATGAAAAAAGTAAAATTGATTACAATAACTACAATAATACTTATTTTATCTATAGTAGTACTGAATAAAGCGTTAGAAGATAAAGGCAGGAATTTAGATACATCAAACAGAATATACACCTATATGAAACAAGAAAGAAATCAAAATATAGTACTTCGGGATGCAATTTCCTTAAATGATAACAAAACCTCAAATGCCTGCGTATACTTCGTATCAGAAGTTTTAAGGAAGAATAATATATCAATTCCAAAGGAAACAGCAAATACAGCACAGCTTATTTCTGTTTTAAAAGGTAAAGGGTGGAAGAAAGATAATGATTACAAAAAATTAAAGCCTGGAGATATAGTTTTTACAACGGATAGTTCAGGAAATAAAAATGGTGCTCCAAGTCATGCCTATGTGTTTATGAAATGGGTAAAGGAAGGCAGCTATGATTATGCCTATATATGTGATAACCAAGCAAAGGATTATAAAAATAAAACATATCATATTAGGAATATTAAAAATATAGATAATGTAAGTGGAATATCAAAAGATGCATTTAGTTTTTTTATGAAGGAATAATATGAAATATTTAGGCTAATTAGCTGTAGGATGCTATAATATTTAGCGAGGGGTGATAAAGGTGCTTAAATATAATGTTTTAGTAGTTGATGATGACGAAAGTATAAGAGAATCAATTGAAATATATTTAAAAAATGAAGGAATAAGAGTGATTGAAGCTTGTAATGGGGTAAAGGCTTTGGAAGCATTAAAACAAGATGAAATTCATCTTGTTTTAATGGATATTATGATGCCTGAAATGGATGGAATAAGAGCAACTTTTAAGATTAGAGAGAGCAGAAACATTCCTATTATAATGCTTTCAGCAAAATCGGAAGATACAGACAAGATACTTGGACTAAATGTAGGGGCGGATGATTACTTAACAAAACCATTTAACCCTCTAGAACTAGTAGCGAGGGTTAAAGCTCAACTGAGAAGATACACAAATTTTGGTTATTTTAAAGAGGAAGATGAGATACAGATAAGAGGTGTCATTTTAAATAGAAATACAAAAACCGTAATGGTAAATGGGGATGAAGTAAATTTAACTCCTATCGAATATAAAGTATTAGAACTTCTTATGGAAAACAAGGGTAAGGTGTTTTCTATAGCTGAAATCTATACAAGAGCGTGGAATGAACCTTTTTACAATGGTGAAAATACTGTATCTGTTCATATAAGAAGACTAAGAGAAAAAATTGAAATCAACCCAAGTGAACCTGAATATATCAAGGTGGTGTGGGGAATTGGATATAAATTTGAAAAATAGGTATGTATATTGGACAGTCTTTATTATAAGTATATATTTATTTGCAGTTGCAATACTTTCTAGTTTTGATTTCATAAAATATAGAGAATTTGCTGCGAAGAACTTCTATTATAAAAGTTATCATTTCACCTTAGAATTGTTGAATTATTTTGAGGGTGTAGAGATTTTAGTTAAGGATAATAAGGAGGCTTTACAGAGTAATTCATACTATGAGAGTATTAAAAATAAAGTGGATTCAAAGCAAACTTTAAGATACTATATGAAAGATAGGAACAGTGGAGAGATATATACTAACATTAATGAGACAAATGACATCGAAGATTATATAAATCAATATGCCATCCATGTAGAAAAGTTTCCTAAGGCTGATAAAAGTAAAGGCGAATTAGAAATTATTAACAAATGGTTTAAAGTAAATAACTATGAAGGTAGTTTAATTTTTATTAAAACAGCAAGTGGATATAGTAAAATGGAGAATGATTATATCTATTACAACTCTATAAGAGAAAGAGTTATACTAGAGGCAATTTTAGGAAGCATATCATTAGCAGCTGGAATATTTTTAGTTATATTTTTAAGGGTGAAATTAAGTTATAAGAGTACTTATATAAAAATAGAACGTAAATATCAAAAAATACCATTAGACTCAAGAATAGGTATGTTTTTTGTGGTTAGCGTTATTATGGAACTTTATTTGGATAAAGTGATTTTTTTTTATAAGCCTATTAGTATAAGACAGTTTTTAATACTTAACATAGTAGGGGTATATTCTTTATATCTTATAGTCAATATACACTCTGTACTAAGATTACTACGTGATAAAGAAGAGTTATCAAAACAGTTAAAGAGAAGTACAGTACACCAAGTTATATCTTTAACTCGAGGGGCTTTAAAAGTTAAGGGTACTATGAAAAGAGAGCTTTTAGTGTATGCTTCTACTATCTTATTTGGAGTATCCTTTTGCTTCATTTTGATAGGATTGGCTGATAGGAATAGTATAATTGTTGTTCTTTCGCTTATTTATATAATAGCCTATTTACTGATAGTACCTATAAATATATTAACAAGAGCAGCAGCCTTAAATAATATAATAAATGGAACAGACGCTATAGCCTCTGGAGATTTAGACTATTTCATAGAAGAAACTGGTGAACATGATTTTTTAAAGATATCTCAAAATATTAATAGCATGAAGGAAAGCTTTAAGAAATCTGTTGAAAGTCAGTTGAAAAGTGAAAGACTTAAAACTGAACTTATAACCAATGTATCACATGATCTTAAAACACCTTTGACTTCAATAATAAACTATGTAAGTCTATTAAAAAAGGATAATATACCTCAAGAACAGTATAAAAGGTATATTGATGTTTTAGATAAGAAAACTCAACGGTTAAAAATACTTATAGACGATCTTTTTGAAGCCTCTAAAGTTACTAGCGGTGCAATTGAGCTTAATATTGAAAAAATTGATATTGCATCTCTTTTAAGGCAGGCTCTAGGAGAGTTTGAAGATAAAATAAGCAAATCTTCTTTAGATTTTAGAGTAAATATTCCTGTAGAAGAAGTGAACTTAAATTTAGATGGAAAAAGAACATGGAGAGTATTTCAAAATTTAATAAGCAATGTATTAAAATACTCTTATTCTAACTCAAGGGTATATATTCATTTATTTGAACAAAGCAACAAGGTAGTAATAACGATAAAGAATATGTCTTCATATGAAATGGATTTTGATGTTAATGAAATTTTTGAAAGATTTAAGAGGGGAGAAAAGGCTAGAAATACTGAAGGTTCTGGGTTAGGGTTATCCATTGCAAAAAGTATAGTAGAATTGCAATGCGGTCAGATGAAAA
The genomic region above belongs to Clostridium swellfunianum and contains:
- a CDS encoding alpha/beta hydrolase family protein; translated protein: MRIFEIILVLVNLLTIYLSFKKVSKVVRLWEVGINLFLILIHGILEGFRYQMIFSYIFVVGFVIFTLIKTKYKPFDAKMPKGLKVIISSVSIIFLIITLLLSYALPVFKLPKPTGSYDVGINYFHLVDENRKDPFLDKSTKKRELMIKVYYPAKNDDSKAFDRYFHNSSELLKAFAAGYHMPDFLFSHLKLVNTNSKEGLQISDKEQSYPVVLFSHGAGTTMEVQTSQCEDLASQGYIVAAIDHTYVSWAILFPDRVVTAQEATTNFNTADPAEIITQIMADDSKFVIDSLTKINEGKINSNFKGKLNVDKIGAIGHSVGGAVAYNLAINDKRIKAAVDLDGIVFVTPKDEAEDMVPFLMIANDKYHIQGIQNREPLIKKFEGMTEEEQKIMVSMYGSEESYKEAYTKASQNIIGLAKVLKSSGNLFTVEGSDHMKFTDMGFLIDVRQLRELMGIGGNTAPERCLEITKSVTTAFLNNHLKGKEKDALESQVNRYPELKKVNLN
- a CDS encoding ABC transporter ATP-binding protein, coding for MKDVLTAKNLRKVYGLRGNVYTALYDIDLNIKEGEFVGIMGPSGAGKTTLLNIISTIDKPSSGTVTIDSEDIVKMDDEKLSVFRRNKLGFIFQDFNLLDTLTVKENIVLPLSLSKVDLNEIKQRLKEVSESLGIEDILNKYPYEISGGQKQRTAAARAIIGRPALILADEPTGALDSKSSTELLQALSNLNEKDRATIMMVTHDAFAASYCRRIIFIKDGLLFTELVRGGSRKEFFQRILDVLKTLGGGLADM
- a CDS encoding ABC transporter permease, which produces MDLFDIAFRNIKRNFYNYFLYFASMVFSIMIYFTFTSIQYNTQVHKVVGASINFSTVFRAAAIVIAIFVAIFIWYSNSFFIKKRKKEIALYSLLGIRKRQIGTMLIYENIFMGIAALLAGIIMGSLLSKLFIMLLIRLMGFSANISFMIPSKAIVNTVVVFFILFLITSIHGYRLIYRFKLIELFKAESQGEKEPKTSVFRSLLSVLFIGGGYFIYTKSLSSFGIFAILITLILTIIGTFMLFSSLTLLVIKLSKKNERTYYRGINMIGSSQLLYRIKGSARTLATIAILSAATLTAVEISSSFYYDLSVDLQKNYGFTYAYASNDKSLDEKVENLILKYPNNKIIASLDMNFAKVNGQWPDLAKDVSKNQTYDASFYIISESNYNEIANLRGLKDKIELKDSSEAAVFSQILNLTWKYDYVGRTIRISENNEKQPMKITTFKNYALSNSGMMRNAVVVKDMVYNKYTTKDNAYRIRGYVTDNKKDSEELTNELTSLLSQELPQNAEDFLKFTSYYSQYKGGLVYSGLIIFISAFLGLLFLAATGSIIFFKQLSEASDDKSRYKILRNIGVTNKEIKKSISKQILVVFALPLVIGIMHSLVASTLLSKIMRINLTLPIILTVGAYTVIYMIYYFLTVNSYYNIVNSEG
- a CDS encoding response regulator transcription factor; protein product: MLKYNVLVVDDDESIRESIEIYLKNEGIRVIEACNGVKALEALKQDEIHLVLMDIMMPEMDGIRATFKIRESRNIPIIMLSAKSEDTDKILGLNVGADDYLTKPFNPLELVARVKAQLRRYTNFGYFKEEDEIQIRGVILNRNTKTVMVNGDEVNLTPIEYKVLELLMENKGKVFSIAEIYTRAWNEPFYNGENTVSVHIRRLREKIEINPSEPEYIKVVWGIGYKFEK
- a CDS encoding sensor histidine kinase, with the translated sequence MDINLKNRYVYWTVFIISIYLFAVAILSSFDFIKYREFAAKNFYYKSYHFTLELLNYFEGVEILVKDNKEALQSNSYYESIKNKVDSKQTLRYYMKDRNSGEIYTNINETNDIEDYINQYAIHVEKFPKADKSKGELEIINKWFKVNNYEGSLIFIKTASGYSKMENDYIYYNSIRERVILEAILGSISLAAGIFLVIFLRVKLSYKSTYIKIERKYQKIPLDSRIGMFFVVSVIMELYLDKVIFFYKPISIRQFLILNIVGVYSLYLIVNIHSVLRLLRDKEELSKQLKRSTVHQVISLTRGALKVKGTMKRELLVYASTILFGVSFCFILIGLADRNSIIVVLSLIYIIAYLLIVPINILTRAAALNNIINGTDAIASGDLDYFIEETGEHDFLKISQNINSMKESFKKSVESQLKSERLKTELITNVSHDLKTPLTSIINYVSLLKKDNIPQEQYKRYIDVLDKKTQRLKILIDDLFEASKVTSGAIELNIEKIDIASLLRQALGEFEDKISKSSLDFRVNIPVEEVNLNLDGKRTWRVFQNLISNVLKYSYSNSRVYIHLFEQSNKVVITIKNMSSYEMDFDVNEIFERFKRGEKARNTEGSGLGLSIAKSIVELQCGQMKIDIDGDLFKVTVEFKKNT